The region GTGTGGCACTGACCAGCGGCACGGCAGCCATGCATCTGGCCCTGAATGAGCTTGGCGTTGGGCCGGGGGATGAGGTGTTGGCTTCGACGCTGACGTTTATCGGCAGCGTGAGCCCGGTGACGTTTCTGGGTGCTACGCCGGTATTTATTGATGCGGACAGGGCTTCATGGAATATGGACACCGAACTTCTGGCTCAGGAACTGGCTGAATGTGCCCGGAAAGGGAAACTGCCAAAAGCGGTGGTGCCTACGGATTTGTATGGGCAATGCTGTGACCTGGAGCGTATTCTGGAAATTTGCGATGGGTATGGGGTGCCGGTGGTTTGTGATTCTGCCGAGGCAGCTGGAGCAAGGTTCCAGATGACAGAGGACAGAGGACAGACGACAGGAAGGGATAGGGAACAGAAGTCAGAAGTCAGATATCAGATGTCGGAAAGGGAAAGGAATAGGGAACAGAGTACTCAGGCTGATCTCCGATCTCCGATCTCTGACCTCTGGCACCATGCTGGCGCCGGAGCTAAAGCTTCGGTTTTTTCGTTTAATGGGAACAAAATTATTACCACTTCCGGTGGGGGGATGCTGGCTTCGGATGACAAAGCGTTTATTGACCGGGCGCGGAAGCTTTCCCAGCAGGCGCGGGAGGCGTTTCCGTATTATGAGCATGTCGAGATCGGGTTTAATTACCGGATGAGCAATATCGTAGCGGCCATCGGCCGGGGGCAGCTTCGGGTGCTGGATGAGCGGGTTGAGCGGAAACGGGAAATTTTTGAGTATTATCAGAATGCATTGGGGGATTTGCCGGGGATTGGGTTCATGCCGGAGCCGGCGTACAGCCGATCGAATCGTTGGCTGACTGTTATTTTGATAGATAAGGAAGCGTTCGGGGCTTCACCGGAAGAGGTGAGGCTGGCGCTGGAGAAAGAGAATATTGAGTCCCGGCCGGTTTGGAAGCCTATGCATCGGCAACCGGTTTTTCAAACCGGAGGGCTGAGTGCTGAGGACTTAGGGCTGAGTAAGGGCAAAGAGGAAAGAGAAAAGGGGAAGAGCGAAGAACAGATCTCACGCAAAGGCATAAAGGCGCAAAAAAATATAAAAAGGACATATCCTTGCAGGACTGTTGGGGGAAGCGTGGCTGAGGAGTTGTTTGCTCGGGGGCTTTGTTTGCCTTCTGGGACGGCTATGAGTGACGGGGACCTGGAACGGGTGGTTAATATTATCCACAGATTACGCAGATTAACACAGATTAAATAAAAGAAAAAATATTATCCACAGATTACACGGATTACGCAGATTAAATAAATAAAAAGAAAGAATATTATCCACGGATTACACGGATTTTCACAGATTAAAATAAAAGCAAGATTGATCGGGTGCTTGAATTT is a window of Desulfobacterales bacterium DNA encoding:
- a CDS encoding aminotransferase class I/II-fold pyridoxal phosphate-dependent enzyme, producing MNSKRIFLSPPHMGGEEQAFVKQAFESNYIAPLGPQVDAFEKEFAEYVGIPHCVALTSGTAAMHLALNELGVGPGDEVLASTLTFIGSVSPVTFLGATPVFIDADRASWNMDTELLAQELAECARKGKLPKAVVPTDLYGQCCDLERILEICDGYGVPVVCDSAEAAGARFQMTEDRGQTTGRDREQKSEVRYQMSERERNREQSTQADLRSPISDLWHHAGAGAKASVFSFNGNKIITTSGGGMLASDDKAFIDRARKLSQQAREAFPYYEHVEIGFNYRMSNIVAAIGRGQLRVLDERVERKREIFEYYQNALGDLPGIGFMPEPAYSRSNRWLTVILIDKEAFGASPEEVRLALEKENIESRPVWKPMHRQPVFQTGGLSAEDLGLSKGKEEREKGKSEEQISRKGIKAQKNIKRTYPCRTVGGSVAEELFARGLCLPSGTAMSDGDLERVVNIIHRLRRLTQIK